In Besnoitia besnoiti strain Bb-Ger1 chromosome IX, whole genome shotgun sequence, a single genomic region encodes these proteins:
- a CDS encoding GNS1/SUR4 family protein (encoded by transcript BESB_013040), protein MSVAAASPPLVGAAMGPEGSTRDGAVGMASPVASATGGAFSLSEFFYFYFLRPTGGADLAALLKVPVFIACALYLPLVYGLQRYMRDRPPYSLKTFCFLWNAVLSVLSLLGFFTMLVAQPVLLTKAIYPETQFVPAVRAVICLFTLTKAVEFGDTVILALRKKQLIFLHVYHHLSVTLYCWHAQLVTVSMGHNFAFINLGIHGIMYLYYAASVLHARHRLLVACRPYITLLQTVQMFVGIFLSYEALTSDLPDPEHLNANLALAMYASYFFLFGKFYIEAYMRHLRPNTTQLVVTVHALALGGLWILWGHTRRCEVALELATFFAVTACALPLARNAYRAAAAGHDRGANSLETGVAKAADEVLAYSKVASTAAADAKSLAEAETAPGSFEGSPLPQSTLDAAYTALPTNCTTGKGADSEAFVLTPPEASAAIERRSTSNKKVLNNACQTLLTVSNFLLSWAVEGMVAAAASTPCQRKPGSKSAGGGGAMQADKKKDTVLRKEVDSVQAEPVDGEKGPQGAAPHFMVFDALFALILKPQAPASDPTGKAPPHAAATAARPASWPRLLESTPTHEAQVKRSATGGEATPQSCQEPQRDACTGGTDGGKARGGLKSASDTRRAGAYPETSHHAAKARHVMTRDHGPFACLADFVLVIVSFGTPSVYGWLVHGSWLLGLCVFGALRWLIELYTCDALVKIRVAAPRSSLGALRINSGTREAVPHGAGQRAC, encoded by the coding sequence ATGTCTGTCGCCGCAGCATCGCCGCctctcgtcggcgccgccatGGGCCCGGAGGGCTCCACGCGCGATGGCGCGGTTGGGATGGCGTCGCCTGTCGCCAGCGCGACAGgaggcgccttctcgctctcggAATTTTTTTATTTCTATTTTCTCCGTCCGACGGGCGGCGCTGACCTCGCTGCGCTCCTCAAAGTCCCGGTATTCATCGCGTGTGCCCTATACTTGCCTCTGGTGTACGGGCTGCAGCGCTACATGCGCGACCGGCCGCCGTATTCGCTGAAAACATTTTGCTTTCTATGGAACGCTGTGCTTTCTGTCCTTAGCCTCCTCGGCTTCTTCACGATGCTAGTCGCTCAGCCGGTGCTTCTCACCAAGGCAATCTACCCTGAGACGCAGTTTGTCCCCGCCGTTCGCGCGGTGATTTGCCTGTTCACGCTGACCAAAGCTGTAGAGTTCGGCGACACGGTGATCCTCGCCCTGCGGAAAAAGCAGCTCATCTTTCTCCATGTGTACCACCACCTCTCCGTCACTCTCTACTGCTGGCATGCGCAGCTTGTGACTGTCTCGATGGGGCACAACTTCGCGTTCATCAACCTGGGCATCCACGGCATCATGTATCTCTACTACGCCGCGTCCGTGCTGCACGCGCGGCACCGCCTTCTCGTGGCCTGCCGCCCCTACATCACGCTTTTGCAGACAGTGCAAATGTTTGTCGGGATCTTCCTGTCCTACGAGGCCCTGACGAGCGACCTGCCCGACCCAGAGCACCTCAACGCCAACCTCGCCCTTGCCATGTATGCGTCCTACTTCTTCCTCTTTGGGAAATTCTACATCGAGGCCTACATGCGCCATCTCCGCCCTAACACGACGCAGCTAGTAGTCAcggtgcatgcgctcgccctcggggGCCTCTGGATCCTCTGGGGGCACACGAGACGCTGCGAAGTCGCGCTGGAGCTCGCCACGTTCTTCGCCGtcactgcatgcgcgctgcCCCTAGCTCGTAACGCGtaccgcgcggccgccgcaggccacgACCGAGGCGCTAATTCCCTCGAGACCGGcgtggcgaaggcggcggatgAGGTGCTCGCATACAGCAAGGTCGCCagcaccgccgccgcagacgcaaaAAGCCTGGCTGAGGCTGAGACGGCGCCGGGGTCCTTTGAGGGCTCGCCGTTGCCGCAGTCTACCCTCGATGCCGCGTACACGGCGCTGCCGACCAACTGCACGACGGGGAAAGGCGCGGATTCCGAGGCATTCGTGCTGACGCCTCCGGAGGCATCCGCGGCGATCGAGAGACGAAGCACGTCCAACAAAAAAGTTCTCAACAACGCGTGCCAGACGCTTCTCACGGTCTCGAATTTCCTGCTCTCTTGGGCAGTCGAGGGCatggtcgccgccgcggcgagcaccCCGTGTCAGAGAAAGCCAGGCTCCAAGTCCGcgggtggaggcggcgcaatGCAGGCAGACAAGAAAAAAGACACTGTGCTCAGGAAAGAAGTGGACAGTGTCCAGGCGGAGCCTGTCGATGGTGAAAAGgggccgcagggcgccgccccgcaCTTCATGGTTTTTGATGCCCTTTTCGCGCTCATTCTGAAGCCGCAGGCCCCCGCGTCAGATCCGACCGGGAAGGCTCCGCCACATGCtgctgcgactgcggcgcggcccgcCAGCTGGCCTCGCTTACTTGAAAGCACCCCCACACACGAGGCGCAGGTCAAGCGCAGTGCCACGGGGGGCGAAGCGACTCCGCAGAGTTGCCAGGAACCGCAGAGGGATGCCTGCACCGGCGGGACAGACGGCGGCAAGGCGCGCGGTGGTCTCAAGTCCGCTTCAGACACAAGGCGAGCGGGGGCGTACCCTGAAACGTCGCATCACGCGGCGAAAGCGCGGCACGTGATGACGCGCGACCACGGCCcgttcgcctgcctcgccgacTTTGTGCTTGTCATCGTGTCTTTTGGCACCCCGAGCGTCTACGGTTGGCTGGTCCACGGCAGTTGGCTgctcggcctctgcgtcttcggcgccctccgctggCTCATCGAGCTCTACACATGCGATGCGCTTGTAAAGATCAGGGTTGCGGCCCCCAGGAGCTCCTTGGGCGCCCTGCGCATAAATAGTGGAACGCGGGAGGCAGTGCCGCATGGCGCAGGCCAGCGTGCATGCTAG